Proteins found in one Deltaproteobacteria bacterium genomic segment:
- a CDS encoding HNH endonuclease, whose product MTGYLTDKPWQARFWAKVAVLEDPTACWEWQASCRRNGYGQIWYRGKVLLSAHRVAYEITFGPLQRGLVLRHQCDNPRCCNPNHLLAGDQAANMRDRRVRARDSLSPTRKGNISL is encoded by the coding sequence GTGACAGGTTACTTGACGGACAAGCCCTGGCAGGCCCGGTTTTGGGCCAAGGTGGCGGTTCTGGAGGACCCAACCGCCTGCTGGGAGTGGCAAGCCTCGTGCCGGAGGAATGGCTACGGGCAAATCTGGTACCGAGGCAAGGTTCTCCTCTCGGCGCACCGGGTCGCCTATGAGATCACCTTCGGGCCGTTGCAGCGGGGGCTCGTCTTGCGGCACCAGTGCGACAACCCCCGCTGCTGCAACCCGAATCACCTTCTCGCCGGAGATCAGGCTGCCAACATGCGGGACCGGCGGGTGCGGGCTCGGGACTCGTTGTCCCCGACCCGGAAAGGAAACATCTCGCTGTAG